A region of Stigmatopora nigra isolate UIUO_SnigA chromosome 6, RoL_Snig_1.1, whole genome shotgun sequence DNA encodes the following proteins:
- the LOC144197970 gene encoding uncharacterized protein LOC144197970 produces the protein MEQKCEKWSVSEVECFLDILTDEHINNPFDKNHRNSETFAQIQDSLAQRGFYRTTSQCRNKVKKLYKRYIRACKTLQNPVCSDQEKNNFRYFDAVDAIIGGEKSLGRNMLQVNQPEIAQTDGDVTFAVKDEYIPISSSPIKSADHSQTQVTFPVISEVSSLACVSSNPNANTSPIPDPSDQVAKAIANFLIMDIYPPELAAGEGFIKMIHSLFPTCKEVPSPLFLENFLKEHQSRLKKNLADMLWASCNGKNKKRSDDTSLIANGNGHVGQPPRQKGEASYYPTLSVDVWVQNWEGNNEDYITLFAHLIDTDFNWHNVHLATQKLNESVAPDKMLESLDIQVRLMAKEWGISHVNLVLLGGKENDRSPIKNRKSQGTIFPEIKTYKSPKESQNPGCGLSSERPPFVPCFFSVMQGCIEEIMSHPVVSKTLSQFQSVLFTLLHPPDCTSYGYNRLQSVSKEVQAELNAWATRHLPAWYRLYPLLNTLLKHKKLIMGFMKEIKSENLSDEDTASASCSSSGGANSSSRSYNLTLSPGEWKIMQELSLVLKLFDVACHTLAKETLPSLSLIKPILTGLLNCHLVCRPEDTMIPKELKQMVRLKLASYYSNPDVNRILCVACSLDPQFNGLRFMDKTEQNQTFDWLKEEAIRLAKADGKTDNVNEFRLGKRSLPSDLEKPKTYFLRTKKSKQSHSMDSEALENGPKNEVGVKDVKDLAEPDSQSEVSGMEFLLGDLFPTVQSKEDSLEESVNMELSLFRACAGATLGIEPLQWWKKNAFQFPNLVRVARVYLAAPAALAYMVQDFMQDRAQLIKNRHNIPPKSLDTILFLHHNQMFTSDFSCY, from the exons ATGGAACAAAAGTGTGAGAAGTGGTCTGTTTCCGAGGTCGAATGTTTCTTAGACATTTTAACTGACGAACACATCAATAATCCTTTCGACAAGAACCATAGAAACTCCGAAACATTTGCGCAGATTCAGGATTCTCTGGCTCAGCGCGGATTTTACCGTACGACCTCGCAGTGTCGGAATAAAGTCAAGAAACTATACAAGCGATACATTCGAGCATGCAAAACGCTCCAAAATCCCGTATGCTCcgaccaagaaaaaaacaacttccgTTACTTTGACGCCGTCGACGCAATtataggaggggaaaaaagcctcgGGCGAAATATGTTGCAGGTCAACCAACCAGAAATCGCACAAACCG ATGGAGATGTGACATTTGCAGTCAAAGATGAGTACATTCCAATCAGCTCATCTCCAATTAAAAGTGCAGACCACAGCCAAACACAAGTAACTTTTCCGGTTATCTCTGAGGTATCCTCTTTGGCCTGTGTATCATCAAATCCAAATGCAAATACTTCTCCAATCCCAG ATCCATCTGATCAGGTGGCCAAAGCCATTGCTAATTTTCTTATCATGGATATCTATCCTCCCGAGCTGGCAGCCGGTGAAGGCTTCATCAAGATGATCCACTCACTGTTTCCCACCTGCAAGGAAGTTCCATCACCTCTCTTCCTTGAGAACTTCTTGAAAGAACACCAAAGCAGACTAAAGAAAAACCTTGCTGATATGCTGTGGGCATCCtgtaatggaaaaaacaaaaagaggtcTGATGACACCTCTTTGATAGCGAATGGCAACGGTCATGTTGGGCAACCTCCCAGACAAAAGGGAGAAGCTTCTTACTATCCCACACTAAGTGTAGATGTTTGGGTTCAAAACTGGGAGGGCAATAATGAGGATTATATCACACTCTTTGCACATCTTATAGACACTGACTTCAATTGGCACAATGTCCACTTGGCAACACAAAAACTGAATGAGAGTGTTGCACCGGATAAGATGCTTGAGAGCTTAGACATCCAAGTAAGGCTTATGGCCAAAGAGTGGGGAATTTCTCATGTTAATCTAGTCTTACTTGGAGGTAAAGAAAACGATAGAAGTCCAATAAAAAATAGGAAATCTCAAGGAACAATCTTTCCGGAGATCAAAACATACAAGTCACCCAAGGAATCACAGAATCCTGGATGCGGTCTATCAAGTGAAAGACCCCCATTTGTCCCATGCTTTTTCAGCGTCATGCAGGGATGCATTGAGGAAATAATGTCACACCCTGTTGTATCCAAGACACTGTCTCAATTCCAAAGTGTTCTTTTTACCTTGCTCCATCCCCCTGATTGCACGTCTTACGGCTACAACAGGTTGCAGAGTGTGAGCAAAGAGGTTCAGGCAGAGTTAAACGCATGGGCCACTCGCCATCTGCCAGCCTGGTATCGACTCTATCCTTTGCTGAACACACTTCTAAAGCATAAAAAGCTCATAATGGGTTTTATGAAAGAGATCAAATCTGAAAACCTTTCTGATGAAGACACTGCTTCAGCATCATGCTCCTCTAGCGGTGGTGCCAACTCTTCATCCAGGTCATATAACTTAACATTGTCCCCTGGCGAATGGAAGATCATGCAGGAGTTAAGTTTGGTCCTCAAACTTTTTGATGTTGCGTGCCACACACTTGCCAAAGAAACCTTGCCATCTTTATCTTTGATCAAACCCATTCTTACCGGCCTGCTTAACTGCCACCTTGTGTGCCGACCAGAAGACACAATGATTCCAAAAGAGTTGAAGCAGATGGTGCGGTTAAAGTTGGCAAGTTATTACAGCAATCCGGATGTCAACAGGATTTTGTGTGTGGCCTGTTCCCTCGACCCTCAATTTAATGGGCTGCGATTTATGGACAAAACG GAACAAAACCAGACATTCGATTGGCTTAAGGAAGAAGCCATCAGGTTAGCAAAGGCGGATGGAAAGACTGACAATGTAAATGAGTTTAGGCTGGGCAAGAGAAGCTTGCCCTCTGATTTAGAAAAACCAAAGACTTACTTCTTGagaaccaaaaaatccaaacaatctCACTCAATGGACTCTGAAGCTCTAGAGAACGGGCCAAAAAATGAAGTGGGGGTCAAAGATGTGAAGGACCTGGCAGAGCCTGACTCACAAAGTGAGGTGTCTGGTATGGAATTCTTGCTCGGAGACTTGTTCCCTACAGTTCAGAGCAAGGAGGATTCGCTGGAAGAGTCTGTCAACATGGAACTATCTTTGTTCCGAGCTTGCGCTGGGGCCACGTTGGGAATCGAGCCCCTGCAGTGGTGGAAGAAAAACGCGTTCCAATTTCCAAATTTAGTTAGAGTGGCACGGGTTTACCTGGCTGCCCCAGCAGCACTCGCTTATATGGTTCAGGACTTTATGCAGGACAGAGCACAATTGATAAAGAATAGACACAACATCCCACCAAAAAGTTTAGACACCATCCTATTTCTGCATCACAATCAGATGTTCACATCTGACTTCAGTTGTTATTGA
- the slc43a3a gene encoding solute carrier family 43 member 3a, which yields MQSDTTGTRLLYWLTFFSGMLECLCFAGVVFGYASLVFVLKEDGYFSQLCVSDLERNGTTTVKDCTSQDEMFSLVFTIASFLNNFTNLFSGFLFDYFGTMVTRLLAISLYTTGTLLVTISNATFSILLFPALSCIAMGGMLLLMTNMQVGNLFPTHRSTIITLYSGAFDSSSAVFLFIKVLHEQGISMRSSFLFLSFCSIIHIMRTFTLMPRKRIPYPLPQHYTYGVKCGKSNSYNVEQNMTDEALEVTSKPSCRMNIPNNEIDLNPSGEVVSFRSCVLSWFFLWQLLWLSIMQLRHYFFIGTLNPSLIRLGQNDANLVSRYTNAFALTQLCGVLCAPWNGLILDRHKGKPLCPGETEQEADMRAALLSLFLTPLQCLLFSLCASIPFLPLQYFTFALQVINRAFLYGGNAAFINIVFPACHFGKLYGLVMSMSSVISLLQYPCFALVKGPLGGDPFYVDIALTLITLLAFIHPLFVFIHCKKIAHLKRNRHSVTLNAKVLE from the exons ATGCAGAGTGATACGACTGGTACGAGGCTTCTTTACTGGCTGACCTTTTTTTCTGGGATGCTTGAGTGTCTCTGTTTTGCTGGTGTGGTGTTTGGGTATGCATCCCTAGTTTTTGTCCTAAAGGAGGACGGCTACTTCAGCCAGCTTTGTGTCAGTGATCTAGAAAGAAATGGCACAACCACTGTTAAAG ACTGCACTAGTCAGGATGAGATGTTTAGTCTGGTCTTCACAATTGCATCTTTCCTCAACAACTTCACCAATCTATTTAGTGGCTTTCTTTTTGATTACTTTGGCACAATGGTAACCAGACTCCTGGCAAT ATCTCTTTACACTACTGGAACCCTTCTTGTGACCATTTCAAATGCAA cgtTTTCAATCCTGCTTTTTCCTGCCTTATCCTGCATTGCTATGGGGGGAATGCTGCTCCTAATGACAAACATGCAG GTGGGCAACTTGTTTCCAACTCACCGGTCTACCATCATCACCCTGTACAGTGGTGCATTTGACTCCTCATCAGCTGTATTTCTCTTCATTAAG GTTCTACATGAACAAGGCATCTCAATGCGCTCCTCCTTCCTTTTTCTGTCCTTTTGTTCCATTATACACATCATGCGGACATTCACTCTTATGCCCAGGAAACGTATCCCTTACCCACTGCCACAGCACTACACCTATGG CGTGAAATGCGGAAAGAGCAACTCATACAACGTGGAGCAGAATATGACAGATGAAGCCTTAGAAGTTACAAGCAAGCCAAGCTGCAGAATGAACATACCCAACAATGAGATAGATCTTAATCCATCTGGAGAAG TGGTAAGTTTTAGGAGTTGTGTGCTGTCCTGGTTCTTCTTGTGGCAACTACTATGGTTGTCCATCATGCAATTGAGACATTATTTCTTCATCGGCACCCTTAACCCTTCACTCATCCGACTGGGCCAAAATGATGCCAACCTGG TGAGTCGGTATACCAATGCCTTTGCCTTGACGCAGTTGTGTGGGGTATTGTGTGCCCCCTGGAATGGACTCATACTAGACAGACACAAGGGAAAACCGCTTTGTCCTG gAGAAACTGAGCAGGAGGCTGATATGCGTGCTGCGTTGCTGTCTCTGTTCCTGACTCCCCTTCAGTGCCTGCTCTTTTCCTTATGTGCCTCCATTCCCTTCTTACCCTTACAGTACTTTACATTTGCCTTGCAAGTCATTAATCGCGCCTTCCTTTATGGGGGAAATGCAGCCTTCATTAACATTGT TTTCCCAGCTTGTCACTTTGGGAAACTGTATGGCCTTGTCATGTCTATGTCATCAGTAATATCACTACTTCAGTACCCCTGCTTTGCACTGGTTAAAGGACCGCTTGGAGGAGATCCTTTTTAT GTGGACATTGCCCTCACCCTCATCACTCTCCTGGCATTCATCCATCCCTTGTTTGTCTTTATCCACTGTAAGAAAATAGCCCACCTTAAGAGGAACAGACACAGTGTCACACTTAATGCAAAAGTACTTGAGTAA